The Pseudofrankia inefficax genome window below encodes:
- a CDS encoding response regulator transcription factor: MTGEAVATTTRGASLLVAEDDEASRVALARSLERFGYRVLEAADGETALRLFQTTEIDLVVLDVAMPRMDGFAVLSRLRQTSEVPVIMLTGRAEEVDRVVGLELGADDYVVKPYSLRELVARVRARLRRRPVEAPPQRSGDGNEPLIYGDVSIDLRAREVAVAGERIDLTAREYELLAFLARHPRRVFSREELLEQVWGTRFQDPATVTEHVRRVRTKVEGRPPQRRLVTTLRGMGYRFDP; this comes from the coding sequence ATGACCGGGGAAGCAGTCGCGACGACGACGCGGGGAGCATCGCTCCTCGTCGCCGAGGACGACGAAGCATCGCGCGTCGCACTCGCGCGCAGTCTGGAACGTTTCGGATACCGCGTTCTGGAGGCGGCGGACGGCGAGACCGCGCTGCGCCTGTTCCAGACCACAGAGATCGACTTGGTCGTGCTCGATGTCGCGATGCCGCGCATGGACGGCTTTGCCGTGCTCAGCCGGCTGCGGCAGACGAGCGAGGTCCCGGTGATCATGCTCACCGGCCGGGCCGAGGAAGTCGACCGGGTGGTCGGCCTGGAGCTCGGGGCGGACGACTACGTCGTCAAGCCGTACTCGCTGCGCGAGCTGGTCGCCCGGGTCAGGGCCCGGCTGCGCCGCCGTCCCGTGGAGGCGCCGCCTCAGCGGTCCGGGGACGGCAACGAGCCGCTGATCTACGGCGACGTGTCGATCGACCTGCGCGCCCGGGAGGTGGCCGTCGCCGGCGAGCGGATCGATCTGACCGCTCGCGAGTACGAGCTGCTGGCCTTCCTCGCCCGGCACCCGCGCCGCGTCTTCAGCCGCGAGGAGCTGTTGGAACAGGTCTGGGGCACGCGCTTCCAGGACCCGGCCACGGTGACCGAGCACGTCCGGCGGGTCCGGACGAAGGTCGAGGGGCGGCCCCCGCAGCGTCGCCTCGTCACCACCCTGCGCGGCATGGGCTACCGCTTCGACCCGTGA